In Ananas comosus cultivar F153 linkage group 7, ASM154086v1, whole genome shotgun sequence, the sequence tttgagagaaaagtagtAGCATatatgctaccgcttcatttttttcctttttttttgttcaatgtCTAGGAATATTTCAGACAAAATGTAGGAgggtatggagaccccctcaccTGCAGGCCATTCTGAAATGGGCAAACCCTAAacttccaatttttttatttgagttctTCTAgtttatttatctaaaattttgttCAAACTTAGTGGGTCTATTAGCTATTAGTTGTTAATTGTTCTAGTCTCGTTTGCTAAAAGGTGATCAAagccattaaatttgataaaatcactCACAAATTTGATAGAATTCCCAATTTAGTTGAAAAAAGTCACTCaattgtaaaatattaaaagttgagAAGGTGCcagttcaaaaaaattaataaatgaaaTTGAGGGGGTCATTGCAGAATTAGCTATAGATGAGGAGGCCTGCATGCATTTTACGTAAAAAGAGTCACAATTATGTCGAATCTGTTGAGTCTGCCTACTAGGAAATTGTTTCCTATTGTTTCCATCAGTTGATGAGACTTGGAAAAGCGTAGAATCATAGTTGCAGAATCTAGCTAGTTTCTAATGGATCATTAAAAAGCCAGACTCATTATCGCACAATTTATATGCAGCTATCACTAAGATAAAAAGCTAGACTCATAATAGCACAAATTTAGTTAGTTTCTAATGGATCATGTAAAGAGTTTATGTGCAGCTATCACTTACGATGAGTTTGGCTCTGGTTACTGTGAAAAATTTAGTTAGTGTGCAATTGTTGTACCTACGGTTCAATTCGGCCAGCAGTTGCTGAGCATACATTATTAGTTCTAATTGTACTCTTATCTCATTTTCTGTTAATTTTGCTTGTCAATTCTCTTTTGGCAGTTTTTGCTTACCTTTCACTCCAGGTGGCCAAGCTATCATCCCCTCTACTCTGGTCGGTGTAAAGCCCGGCCGCCCACTTCTCCGACTTGTTATACGCCGTCACCCACACTTGCTTCTTCGTGTAGCTCGCCCTTATCTGAGGATAGTCGTCGTCCGACAGTAGTGAAGCAGCGGGCGCACCATGGCTGATAATCCGGTACCCGACTTCGTTCCCCAGACGGGTCTTCTTGTTAGGGTTCACGACCAGCAGCTCAGCCGGCTCGGACCCGAGCTCGACTCGTGCGTCTGACTCGGTCTTAGCCGTCTCCTTGACGATGGTCCAGTAGCTCTTCCTCGGCGAGCTGCCGTCAGTCAGTCTCACCGTCTTGAGCCGTGATTTAACAAAAGAATTCTCCGTGCCATCAATGTCGAGATCGAGATAGCAGGTAACGAAATGGTCGTGGTAGACACCGATGGTGTTCTCGGCTATTAGGGTCCCATGCTGGTCGCTTACTATTTGGTTTGTGTGGGTGTAAGGTGAGCCCTTCACTTCCAGAATGCCCGTCGGTGACACCTGCATTGAAGATTAATTAAGAACAAGACAAAATTATTCATACTGTGCATGCATGTAGTTCTTAATTATGATACCTCAATATTCCTGAGGCCGCGGATAGAGAAATTTATATGTGATGAAACAATTACGATTAATAATCTAGATTAAAGTAGCTAGTTTGAGTTGACGGTTTTGGCCCAACAAGTTATAGGTGCCAGTGAGTCCAATCGTCATAATTACTATCAGAGTGATCAACTCATCAATTGAAAAAATAAGATAGGTTTCAAATTAACCGCTTGATAATtttcagctatatatatatgtgatgcATATGATAATATGAAAGTATGTGAGAGCTAGGCATATATGTACGTGATGGGCATATTaggattaaaaatttagatttaagcATTTTCGATCGGTGGTTTAGATTCAACAAATTATTAGTATTAGTAGGCTGAATCGTTATAACTTTTTTGGTGCTACCTACAAATAAAAGGTTTGAAACAAATACAAATTAAGGGGTCAGAAATGTTGTCCTTTGGACTGCTTGTGGACAGGAGTAGCTTATCGATCGGGTCGATTAACGTAGTTTGCAGTTTCTTGATGCAGCAATTGAAAGGTTTGGAATATGTGCGAGGTAGAAATTAATGTAGCTATCACAGGCCATTGTGCAATAGCGGCAAACACGCCGGAGTGCTTGCCAACAGGGATTAATTGCTTATGGGATTCCTGTACTCTACCGGAATGTTCGGATTGTGTCGAACGGAGGTGGGTACTGCAAGGGTTCTTTAATTTTGAGTCTTTACTTGAATAGAAGTTGTTCACTGGAAAGGGAGTGCCCCAGAAAAATCTTACCACAAACTTAATGGAGCCACTGGTCTTGAATTCCCAGTCGAGAACATAGTCATAATTTCCAACAGTCGAAACCATCCTCACCACCAGACTCACATCCGGCCGGACCTCCGTGATCTGCATCACATCCCGCAAGTTACCGGAGAatatccaacaacggcctaatTAAACTCAGGTGGTAGTAGTATTATAGATATTGACAGATCAAGAATTATTAATTGTTATGAAACCGGACTGTCGTAATAATTTTGAAGTGCTTACCAACTCCCCAACAATCCCTGTTTCAGTATGCCGCCACGAGGGATCTCCGGCGTAGCGCTCAAATATGCAGAATACCCTCTCGATTTTGGCGGGCTTCCCGTCCTGCGTGGTGTAGTACCCGTTCAGGAACACAGCATTTGCTGGGCAGTCAGTCATGGGCTCTAGGGGCGAGGCAAAGAGCCCCAGGCCGAACTCGCCCTCGTCGAAGAACGTCTTGTAGTACCATTCCTCTGATGGGTCCATGTACGGCACGAACAGCTCGGAGACGAACCCCCTGTAAAGCACTCGCCGGCGTGTGCGCCTCACGGCGTCGTAGACGGAGGCTAGGGAGATGACGGCGCCGGCCCGCATGTCGAAGCTCAGGTGAAAGGCCCAGTTGGCCCACCTGATTGTGAGATCGATGTGTAAGCAATATTATTTGATCAACGAGAAATCGGAGCTCTATAAACTCATTTGTCGTACGTACGTAGAAGTTGGAGGTGTAGTGAAATGACTGCATGGTGCTAATAGATCATGGCTACTAATGAATAAGAAGAATATATACTAGCATCTTATGAAATAGTCAGGTCAAACGAAGGGGCCCAATGTTTCCATGGAATTTGGATTGCATTAATTCGATCGACTCTCTTTGGACCAAAGTTACATAACTGAATCTGGCTCATTCTATTTTAATGCATGGAAAGCGATGAGATTGATttactatagatatatatataagagcgcgaacttaatttaattagtacCCTTCCAGTGAATTTAATTACCTTCTACATTTTACCATCTATGCATGGTTTGAAACGTTGTGATTTGTTATCCtaccggatttttttttttttttctttactttcactTGAAGAACCTGTCattaaatgaaataataaaaatacttcaATTTTACCCCGGAGGTTGGCAAAACATCATGCATATTTTGCAAACCACGTACGGATTTTATCCTCCTATAATTTGCCATTTATTTTTCTACAAGCTGTAATAtcaagtaattttttattttacttaaagGCAGGTAAttgaggttaaaaaaaaaaaagttaattaacaATGTAAAACTTTAACATTGTAAAGCTTAATTTTCATATTGCAAGTTCATAAAGTGCATGCAAATGGGCAAAATAATATCGAGGCTAATTGAAGATTATCATGTTGAATATGGAATATTGGAAACATTACTCTCTAATAGCtagctaaaaaatttaaattaatcagTTATTTCATGTGATATTAGTTTGTGAGGTCACTTTTACGTCCATTTTGTTACTTCTCACCAATGTAAGTTGCAAAGCCTCAAATCCAACAACGGGGAGaggtgttaaatataaaacactACTAGCGAACCTATGCTTCGCAACGAAaagataaatattaaaagttattaTAATATTTGTCTTAGGTcactgtactttcgaaagtacggaaatTTTCGTATTTATATAGAGCACCTTGAGAGAGGTACCGGTCAATAGGTATcccaaaaaagaatattttggtaTTTTGGTTCGGGGgtaataattaagtaattttgcccaattatattatattatattatattatctaatctattctctctttattttctttttctgtctctttaTCTTTCATCTCCATTCACGTACAGATGGAGacgaataattattttggatttggatttcaGATTTTTGTCAGTTTTaagtttggatatggattttgaaatCCACAGAGTTCAGAAAAAGGATTTAGGATTGATTGTCAATTCAGTTTAGGTTTTTGAAAAATCCAACCAAAATCTAACCCATTGACATCACTAACcattggttctttttttttaaccagtAATCTcaacctttttaatttttacatttaaaattatatttaaaatgtttATTAT encodes:
- the LOC109712911 gene encoding primary amine oxidase-like: MAPKLSSSLLLFLYLLFLLTPCYMTHRHPLDPLSPSEISTVRRIVKASPRLLSSSSLSFQYVGLDEPDKPDVLSWLSNTAARPLPPRRALVIARIDNETHEISVDITNHAVASDAVYRGLGYPLLNLEEQFAASALPMNYTPFIESVAKRGVDMKDVVCTTFSVGWFGEEKQGRRLLKILCFLAGETVNFYMRPLEGITIVVDLDVMEIVEYEDRVQVPVPKAKGTDYRAAKQRPPFGPRTKPGLVLQPEGSGIDVDGHMIRWANWAFHLSFDMRAGAVISLASVYDAVRRTRRRVLYRGFVSELFVPYMDPSEEWYYKTFFDEGEFGLGLFASPLEPMTDCPANAVFLNGYYTTQDGKPAKIERVFCIFERYAGDPSWRHTETGIVGELITEVRPDVSLVVRMVSTVGNYDYVLDWEFKTSGSIKFVVSPTGILEVKGSPYTHTNQIVSDQHGTLIAENTIGVYHDHFVTCYLDLDIDGTENSFVKSRLKTVRLTDGSSPRKSYWTIVKETAKTESDARVELGSEPAELLVVNPNKKTRLGNEVGYRIISHGAPAASLLSDDDYPQIRASYTKKQVWVTAYNKSEKWAAGLYTDQSRGDDSLATWSERNRRIENADIVLWYTAGFHHIPYQEDFPLMPTLSSGFELRPSNFFESNQLIKTLPNKHVNLPNCTNS